TCCAAATAATCACAAGGAGCACAGCAATGATAAATAAAAAAATACTGATGATTACTGGAGATTTTACCGAAGACTATGAAACTATGGTGCCATTTCAAACCTTGATTGCCATGGGGCATAGTGTTGATGCTGTTTGTCCCGACAAACGCAGCGGCGATACTGTAGCTACTTGCATTCACGATTTTGAAGGTGATCAAACTTACACCGAAAAGCGTGGTCATAACTTTACCTTAAATGCCAGTTTTGACGACATTGACCCGCAGCAGTACGACGCATTGGTGATCCCGGGCGGTAGAGCGCCAGAGTATCTGCGGTTGAATCCACAAGTTCTCACGATGGTCAGGCACTTTTTCACCAGCAACAAACCCGTTGCCGCGGTTTGTCATGGCGCGCAAATATTAACGGCCGCAGGAGTACTAGAAGGAAGAACTTGCTCGGCATATCCCGCCTGCGAACCTGAAATTACCCAAAGTGGCGCAAAGTATGCCAATATCGCTATCGACAGTGCAGTGACTGAGGGTAATCTTGTTACTGCACCAGCATGGCCTGCACACCCTGCATGGCTGGCACAATTTCAGCTGCTATTGCAAAAAACTGACGGCTAATACTCTGGCGGGGCGATACGTCCCGCCTCTTTATTGGGGATGATATGTGTAAGTTATTTATTGGTGCCGATGCTGACTTGTGGAGTTCAAGTACCAAGTCGCTTCGGATTGATGGCATGGTCACTAGTGTCCGGCTAGAGAACTATTTTTGGTTGGCACTGACTGAAATTGGTCACCGGGACCAGCTAAATATCCCGCAGTTACTGACTAAACTCTATCACGAATCTATCGATGCCGGACACGATTTGGGTAATTTTAGTTCCTTTTTACGCGTCTGTTGCATGCGTTATTTAACATTGCAGTTATCGGGCCAAATCCCCATCGATCCACAAGTGCCGCTATCAACACTGCCGGCGGATGAAATACTGCACAGCGAAATTAAAAGCCTGCACTAAGTATTAAACAAAGTCTTCAACAAGGGACAGGCATAACTATCTGTATTCTTCTTTCTAAATACTTGGCACAAGCCTATTCGTTAGTGCGCTATTTTTAGTGATAAAAAATAATTGTGCTACGAGTAAGTTTGGCAGCCAACATGCCCACGCTATATATGGGTATACGACCATGAAATCCATTTGCAAAGCCCCCAGAGTTATACCAAGATAAATCCGTAGCGTTATGCCTGCTAGAGTCAGGCTGAAATTACGCATCATCCAATTTCGGTGGCCAACTACATTGCCTTGTCGAATAGTTGAGTAAGCCATAAACCCGGTATATATCCATAAAACGGCCAGAGCGGCAAACCCCGTTTTAGCCAATAAACCGCCTTGGGCAATCGTTGCCATTTGTAATCCAGATAACCCACCTAGCAATACTGCTAATAGATATAAACGACCAGTAAATCGATGAAGTTTCAAATAACGGGAACGTAGCCAAGTGCTCATTTGAAAAACACCAAGAGTCAGAGCAATACCAGCACTGCTAAGGTGAATATAAGTTGCCACCGCGCCGCTCTCTAGCCGCTCTTTAATAAAAGGCGCCCCCATTTCAGGGATAAAGAACAGACTTACTGAATAACCCGAAACACCAATAGCAAACAGGAGCATTAAAAACCAAAGAGATCGTTTTGAAATTAACATATATATTTTTCCTTATTTCCTAGTCAGTAATTGGTTAAGCGATTGATTTTCGTTTAAGTTAAAAGGGGAAGAGCAAATATATCTGTGTTATAAACATTTAAATGATCTATCTTCATCGTTTTGTATTTGATCCCATGTAGTATGGGTATACATCTTTAAATATGGAAGTTGCGTTAGCTCATGATGGGTATACGAAAATGGATAGGGTAAGTTGGGAACAAATTCGGCATTTCTTAACGGTTGCAGAGTTAGGTAGCGTGTCTGCTGCAGCGAGGGAGTTAGGCATATCTCAGCCAACTTTGAGCCGGCATATTCAATTATTGGAACGCCAGACCAAGCTCAGCCTGTTCCAGCGCTCAACGACTGGATTGCGGCTAACCGATGCTGGGGCTGAGCTAGTAGAAACTGCACAGAAAATGTCGTTAGCGGCAGATCAATTTGATCGTCAGATCAAAGGTACCAGTACCGAATTTACTGGGGCAATAAGATTGAGTGCTACCCAGATCATGGCTGCGTATATTTTACCGCCGGCGTTAACCGCGTTTGGACAATTACATCCGAAGCTACAACTTGAAATTGACGTGAATAATTTTTCAACAAACCTCCATAAGAGAGACGCCGATATTGCTCTGCGAATGTTCAAGCCAAGCGAACCCGATTTAGTCTGTCGACGCTTGCCAGATATTCAACTCGGTTTTTATGCTCACAAATCCTATATTGAAAACTTCGGTATGCCTAAAAGTATAGAAGAACTGAAGAACCACAACCTTATTGGTTTTGATAAGAATCTCATCTTTATAAATCAAGCCGGTGATGCTGGCTTGGACATGTCTGCAGATGATTTTTCTTTACGTACTGATTGTTTTTTAACGCAACTAGGGTTAATGCGTGCAGGAGCTGGTATAGCTGTATGCCAAGTTCCAATTGGGGAACATTACACGGAACTGACACCAATATTAGCTGATTTTCAGCTACCCCCTTTAGAATGTTGGCTGGTGGCTCACCCCGATGTGCAAGTTAGCCGAGGTATAAAAGCGCTGATGACTTTTCTGGCAGACTGGTTTAACGAAGCCCCTTATCAACATTTGATACCTTAAAATGGATTTTTCAACAAGGGACAGCCATTACTAAATAGTTGATATACAAACAATGGTGCTGGTGGTAGATCTATCTGAACTAGCCCCTACGCGGTGCTATCTTACGAATTAGGCTCAAATCCATCTACTAGAATGCATTTATTAAGGTTGGACTAAATTTTGGATAAAGCGGAGCCTGAGATTACTCTCACCTTCTTGGGGTTTTTGTAATGAATTGCTTAGCTTAGCTGGGATGCTTACACCAGCTTTTACCGTGACTATGGGCAAAGTCACGTAAATGTTCAGTGGAGCCAGCAAAGCTGCCATACTGTCGTCTGAAATGTTTAACTGCTGTAATAAAGTCGTCTTCATCGATACCCAGTGTCGTCAATAATGTCGGTTCTTCTAGGTTGATATAACTCGATTTATTAGGAGCAACGTGGCGGCCACTCCAATCAACCAATTCAAAATAATCTCTATAGTTAAATGGAATAGCTTTGGTGTGATCGGTACCAGCAAAGGGTAGTAAAGTTTTGGGTTGAGCGGCTACAGTGATGTCATGGTTGTGCTTGGTTTGTTGTTTTTGATGGGATTTATATTGGGCAATTCGTTTTTGAATCGAAGTGAAGTCACTTTGAGATATATTTGATGAAATGCCCGCTCTAATAGGATTTAAATCAACATATGCCATGCAACTCAGCAGGGCTATATCATCAAGTAACGCCTGAGATTTAAAGCGGCCTTCCCAAAAACGCCCGGTGCATTTATCTTCTTTATTCGCTTGTCGAGCAATGTGTTCATTTAAGCACTTCATAAACCACGATATGTCGTAAAGCCTTGCTCGCCATAACTCAACTAGCTTTTTTACCGCGTTAAAATGAGCAGGGCTTATTTTATCCTCAGTTAAGTAGCGGTCTACTAATAAATGTCCATTAAACAATCGATACCAGCGATCGATTACTTCATCCATTGACCAAGTCTCAGCGGTAAACTTGTCTACTTGAAGCACCAGATGGTAGTGGTTGCTCATAACCGCATAAGCTGCGATATTAATTGAAAAAACATCAGATAAGGTGGTAAAGCGATCAACTAGCCACTGCCTACGATGATCAAAGTTTTTACCGCTAACATTATCATCTCCACATAAATAACTGCGACGAACACAACGGTTGATAACGTGATAAAAACTGGTGGCGGTTAAATCAATTTGAGAATGTCTTGCGCGGGTCATATATCACCTCAGCTAGTCGTATGTAGCACTGGAGAGTATAGGACATAGATGACTTTAATGCTTAAACGTGGTTCAATTACAGTTAAATCAATAATATAGTTATGGCTGTCCCCAGTTTACCTCCCAATTTTTAGTCAGAATTGATAACCACCTCCCGGTGGTTATCGTTATTTATCTCAGCGTATTTATTGCCACCACAGTGCCAACACGGGGAAGGTGACTAGCAATGTAAGTGCTAATACCTGCAAGCCGATAAAGGGCAACACAGCGCGGAAAATGTGAGCCAAGGTTACATCGGGTGGTGCGACACTCTTTAGGTAGAATGCGGCAGGGCCAAAGGGTGGAGTTAGAAATGATATTTGCATGTTCATCGAGAACACTACGCCAAACCAAATAGGGTCATAGCCTAGTTGAATAATGATAGGCACAAATACTGGCATGGTTAACAATGCGATGCCGACCCAATCGAGAAACAGGCCTAACAGGAACAAAATTGCCATCATCAACAATAGGATAGACAGTGGGCTACCGTCGCCAAAGTTAAGAATTAAATTCT
The Gammaproteobacteria bacterium genome window above contains:
- a CDS encoding LysR family transcriptional regulator; translation: MDRVSWEQIRHFLTVAELGSVSAAARELGISQPTLSRHIQLLERQTKLSLFQRSTTGLRLTDAGAELVETAQKMSLAADQFDRQIKGTSTEFTGAIRLSATQIMAAYILPPALTAFGQLHPKLQLEIDVNNFSTNLHKRDADIALRMFKPSEPDLVCRRLPDIQLGFYAHKSYIENFGMPKSIEELKNHNLIGFDKNLIFINQAGDAGLDMSADDFSLRTDCFLTQLGLMRAGAGIAVCQVPIGEHYTELTPILADFQLPPLECWLVAHPDVQVSRGIKALMTFLADWFNEAPYQHLIP
- a CDS encoding DJ-1/PfpI family protein, producing MINKKILMITGDFTEDYETMVPFQTLIAMGHSVDAVCPDKRSGDTVATCIHDFEGDQTYTEKRGHNFTLNASFDDIDPQQYDALVIPGGRAPEYLRLNPQVLTMVRHFFTSNKPVAAVCHGAQILTAAGVLEGRTCSAYPACEPEITQSGAKYANIAIDSAVTEGNLVTAPAWPAHPAWLAQFQLLLQKTDG
- a CDS encoding DUF2306 domain-containing protein, yielding MLISKRSLWFLMLLFAIGVSGYSVSLFFIPEMGAPFIKERLESGAVATYIHLSSAGIALTLGVFQMSTWLRSRYLKLHRFTGRLYLLAVLLGGLSGLQMATIAQGGLLAKTGFAALAVLWIYTGFMAYSTIRQGNVVGHRNWMMRNFSLTLAGITLRIYLGITLGALQMDFMVVYPYIAWACWLPNLLVAQLFFITKNSALTNRLVPSI
- a CDS encoding ribbon-helix-helix domain-containing protein; amino-acid sequence: MCKLFIGADADLWSSSTKSLRIDGMVTSVRLENYFWLALTEIGHRDQLNIPQLLTKLYHESIDAGHDLGNFSSFLRVCCMRYLTLQLSGQIPIDPQVPLSTLPADEILHSEIKSLH
- a CDS encoding transposase, with the protein product MTRARHSQIDLTATSFYHVINRCVRRSYLCGDDNVSGKNFDHRRQWLVDRFTTLSDVFSINIAAYAVMSNHYHLVLQVDKFTAETWSMDEVIDRWYRLFNGHLLVDRYLTEDKISPAHFNAVKKLVELWRARLYDISWFMKCLNEHIARQANKEDKCTGRFWEGRFKSQALLDDIALLSCMAYVDLNPIRAGISSNISQSDFTSIQKRIAQYKSHQKQQTKHNHDITVAAQPKTLLPFAGTDHTKAIPFNYRDYFELVDWSGRHVAPNKSSYINLEEPTLLTTLGIDEDDFITAVKHFRRQYGSFAGSTEHLRDFAHSHGKSWCKHPS